The genomic stretch GGCTTTAGTATTTAAATTTAGGATTCAAACGTCaatttctcttatttgaaaAACTTGATAATAGAAGTGATTTATctttctaataaaaaaaatcacacgaCACCAATAGatctaaatatttaaaaatcgattcaataaataaattgatgaagCTATTGATTCATAATTCAATCGGTCTGATCAACcattaatctattttttattcCATCCATATGAGAAAGGGGAAATGAGGAGTGAGACTGTGTGAGAGAGAGGGGCGGAGAAGGAAGGCAGAGTCGGTCCAACTGAAGGAGAGGAGGGAAGAAAGGTGGTGATGGTGGAGATTAGTGGCAGATATATAGTGGTTGTTTTGAATTGAACATAGACATACCTTGTAGATTTTTACAAAGGTGAATAGGAGATGActgtgaaataaaaaaattaaaatatattctatCTTATTCGGTTTATGATAGAACCAACTAATTTCCTTGATTCATAATGTATCAATGTAAAGCGGTTTAAATGTCCGAATCAAACCGGGGAATGCATCAGTGTCGTGGTTGAACCGATTGAATCGATGATCTTGTCTGATCCGGTTTAAAACACTTACTAGATCACTACTACTAAGGGTAATAATAGCAACGTGCTAAATAAACACGTCGCCACAtgatttttctgattttttaaaattattttataattaccTATTTTGGTAGATCTACAATTTGACGGTTGTTACTAGGGGATTtaaattatattcatatttttcattaatAAGTACTCCGTATTGAAGACATTTTTTAAGTATCTAAATCTTATATCAAACAGAAAAGCAAAACAAAAGATATTTGATAACAAAGTCATAAGAAACTTTTTAATTAATCCTTTATTGACTTGATGTTATTCGAGCtaaaatattttgtttataatccTCGTTTTTCTTGATCTATTTAAGAGCAATTGTAGCCACCTAGAATATCGCTTCAGCTGTAACCATCAACATATTTGACGACCTAGGATCATAGCATTGAAGACTTATAAAATAACCTAATGTTTactattatttcaatttttgggCACATTTTTTACATGATTCATGTCTCATCTATGGAAGCTTGAGTTTGAAAATGTGATTAATCCAAaacatagtagtaataaataaagtagtagtaaatagtactaataaaaaataaaacgcACGAAAAATTAATCAACTTACAACTAGTCCTGTCCATTATGACAAAAACTAAATCAAAATTAGCTGACATAATTTATGCTTCCATTATTATTCCGGAGAAGTTACAATATACAAATAACAACAATTACAACATGCTATACATATTACATAGCTAGTTAAATAGCAAGACCAAATACACACAGCCTTGCtaacaaaaaaatacacacCAAAATCTGGTGTTTTTGTAAAACCAGACAATTTGAAAACCACTCTCTCTCTGCTTGAAGTCTACACTAATCTAGAGGCCCAAATATATACTATAAGCTTAATAATGAAAACACGAAAAGCAGAAAACTTGAGTTTTGGAAGTCATGATTACTTGGCTTCTTCTGCAGGCCACTGATGCAAACTTTGTTCCGTCGGGGAGCCCGGCACGTAGGGGACGAAGCCGCGGCCACCAAAGACGGGGCGCATGAAGGCGTCATCGAATTTCCTCCAGTAGTAGTGGACAGTGCGAGTGGGCGTCGTGAGAAGCATGCGCAGGCCGCTCGGGCGGACTGCAGGCTCCTGCACTCCATCAGCCCCATACACCTGCCCGGTTGTGTTGAAGAGCTCGGAATCCGAATCCTGACTGGCAAGAAGCGGCACGGTGAAGGACTTGGGCGTGCCAGGCTCTGAAGACATTGATCTGTTGAGCTCTTTTGATGACGGCATCAAGAATCTCACCAGTGGTTTTGTGATCAGCCCACAAACCTGCATCAGTGTAGAGAATTATTCACACACAAAGGGGCAAGGAGGGGCTTAAACCCCCCCCCCACCAAGCCAATTCTTTGTCCGCATCATTAATTTATTCGAATTTCGTGCAAATTGATGAGCAAATCCCTCCATCAATGAACCGGAAGCTGAGAATTCGTTGCAGTGCTGTTAAACACTCATGCcacaatagtagtagtatttaagaTATCTTACCACGGTGCTGAAGAGCACGACCGTTATGGTGCTGGTGATCATGATGGCATTGCCGCGTAACTGGGTGTGGCCTGCCCTGGTAAACTGCGCGGGATTTAGAAAAAGTGGGGTTAATAAGATATGGACTGGTGCCAGTGGATATAGTGTAAGACGGTCAGACCAGTAATGACTCGGACTCATGCACTATACAAAGCAGAAAAATTACAAACATGATGGAGCTGAGGATTTTACCTGGTTGTAAGCAAGAGCCATAGATACAGCACCTCGCATAAGTCCAGCCCACCATATGGTAATCTGCAATCGAGGTAGGTGAAACAATGCAGAGGGAAGTAGATAAAGTTTTGCATAGTTGGAATGAAGATTATAGAGTTCGTACTTGCTGATGAAAGCCGATTTTCTCACGTTCTGACTTCTTGAAGTTGGACAAATATGACAAAGGAAAAACAAAGGCTGCTCTTCCAACCAAGATCAGACCAAGTATAATTGCACTGACTTTGACTGAGGTTCTTGGGCTGAAAAATGGAATGCGATGAAGTGATGGTACAGAAAACTTATGGATCGGGGAAAATAGTACGGTGTGTAATAGTTACCTGTCACTTACAACCCTCCACTTCTCGATGTCCAGAGTATCTATGCCAACATACAGAAATATGAATGTCTCAGCAACAAATGACATTGTTGCAAAGGTGTGTCTGCATTATGGTTTAAGATGTACTTTGATCAGTAGAAAACATGAAGCAAAGAGAAGTGGAAGCAGcaaaagaaagaacttgacCGAACGGTCTAAAAAGTTTAAGGCGGTATTGTACTTAGTTGTAACTCTCGAGTTCTGAGTCACATTATGCCAGGTGTAATGTGACATTACAATCCCACAAAAGAAGACGGTGAGGATCCCGCTTAAATAGAATAACTGCAAGACGACTCTCATGTTATACAGAAAGTTTAATCCCATACTGCTGGAATGTAGAACACTCTATATAGTCACTACTAAGTTGAACCTTATAAGCAGCAAAAAAACTTACTTCTGCCGACATGTATGATAGGTAAGCCATGAGCATCATGATCGCAACCTCACGATCAGTTGAGTGCCTGCAGTTGATCAGAgtacttaattttttattcatgTTAGAAGTGAGAATTCAGTTTCTTAGAAGTCTTTGTAAATTATGTAAGCTCTTGTGAAGTAGCAATTTTCAACTGTCAGACATGATTTATATGATACAAAGGCACACTATTGCTCCTGTCACCAACCTTCCAAAATAAAGCTTCTTTATGATATATGCGCTGAGCAGTCCAAGCTGCAGTGAGAACAGGATGTTAAGCAACATGTAGTAAATGGTATTTCGGAAGATAAAATGAATTCACACATCCACCCCCCCTCACCGGAAAATAAGAAAAGGAAAGAGTAACTCACGAAAACACCCAACGCAGTGCTTGAGatgaataaatatataaaatttccAATCAGCTGCAAAGCTATAGTTGAATTGATACGAGTAAGGTCAAAATCCTGGATTGCGTTGAAAAGCACGACCGATGTTGCATCATTTACAACGCCTTCTCCAAACACTAGACTGTAAAGTAGTGGAGTCTCATCCTGACATAGCACCTGTAACATTACAACCATGCTGCTTCAGCCCATaaagaatttttttcaattaaaaaatttcaacagcAAACAAACAAAGCCACAAACTGAACCTGCAATGTACAAACAGAATCTGTTGCAGCAAAAATAGCTCCAATTGCTGGAAAAGCAAAAGGCGGTTAAAAGCAGAGAtgaacaaaaatatttaaatgtgtGTGTACGCACAAGAGGGGCAAAAGGAAAAGGAGAGGTCTTACCAAGATAA from Salvia splendens isolate huo1 chromosome 15, SspV2, whole genome shotgun sequence encodes the following:
- the LOC121768672 gene encoding sodium/hydrogen exchanger 2-like isoform X1; protein product: MGTDLRSVVETAGSLSTSDHKSVVSITLFVTLLCACIVIGHLLEESRWINESITALIIGLGTGVVILLLSEGKNTHLFVFSEDLFFIYLLPPIIFNAGFQVKKKQFFRNFATIMMFGAIGTLVSFTIISLGAIAIFGEMDLGLDIGDYLAIGAIFAATDSVCTLQVLCQDETPLLYSLVFGEGVVNDATSVVLFNAIQDFDLTRINSTIALQLIGNFIYLFISSTALGVFLGLLSAYIIKKLYFGRHSTDREVAIMMLMAYLSYMSAELFYLSGILTVFFCGIVMSHYTWHNVTQNSRVTTKHTFATMSFVAETFIFLYVGIDTLDIEKWRVVSDSPRTSVKVSAIILGLILVGRAAFVFPLSYLSNFKKSEREKIGFHQQITIWWAGLMRGAVSMALAYNQFTRAGHTQLRGNAIMITSTITVVLFSTVVCGLITKPLVRFLMPSSKELNRSMSSEPGTPKSFTVPLLASQDSDSELFNTTGQVYGADGVQEPAVRPSGLRMLLTTPTRTVHYYWRKFDDAFMRPVFGGRGFVPYVPGSPTEQSLHQWPAEEAK
- the LOC121768672 gene encoding sodium/hydrogen exchanger 2-like isoform X2, which codes for MFQVKKKQFFRNFATIMMFGAIGTLVSFTIISLGAIAIFGEMDLGLDIGDYLAIGAIFAATDSVCTLQVLCQDETPLLYSLVFGEGVVNDATSVVLFNAIQDFDLTRINSTIALQLIGNFIYLFISSTALGVFLGLLSAYIIKKLYFGRHSTDREVAIMMLMAYLSYMSAELFYLSGILTVFFCGIVMSHYTWHNVTQNSRVTTKHTFATMSFVAETFIFLYVGIDTLDIEKWRVVSDSPRTSVKVSAIILGLILVGRAAFVFPLSYLSNFKKSEREKIGFHQQITIWWAGLMRGAVSMALAYNQFTRAGHTQLRGNAIMITSTITVVLFSTVVCGLITKPLVRFLMPSSKELNRSMSSEPGTPKSFTVPLLASQDSDSELFNTTGQVYGADGVQEPAVRPSGLRMLLTTPTRTVHYYWRKFDDAFMRPVFGGRGFVPYVPGSPTEQSLHQWPAEEAK